In the Gossypium arboreum isolate Shixiya-1 chromosome 10, ASM2569848v2, whole genome shotgun sequence genome, one interval contains:
- the LOC108487625 gene encoding ABC transporter G family member 31-like, with translation MAEQLAVVAFVAFVTSTIFLRTKLHPVDEINGNLYLSCLFFGVVHMMFNGFSELSLLIFRLPVFYKQRDNLFHPAWIWSIVSWSIRVPYSAIEAVVWSSVLYYTVGFALPAGRFFRFTFTQFVLHQMAVSLFRMLASLARDLVVANTFGSASLVFLLGGFVIPKGMTKVFIRACF, from the exons ATGGCAGAACAACTGGCGGTG GTTGCATTTGTGGCTTTTGTCACGAGCacaatttttttaagaacaaaactGCATCCGGTAGATGAGATTAATGGCAACCTCTACCTCTCATGCCTTTTCTTCGGGGTGGTCCATATGATGTTTAATGGATTTTCTGAGCTATCCCTTCTCATATTTCGGCTTCCAGTATTTTACAAACAAAGAGATAATCTATTTCATCCTGCATGGATATGGTCCATCGTCAGTTGGAGTATTCGTGTACCTTACTCTGCTATTGAAGCTGTAGTATGGTCTTCTGTTTTATACTACACTGTTGGTTTTGCCCTTCCTGCTGGAAG ATTTTTCCGCTTCACGTTCACCCAATTTGTATTACACCAAATGGCAGTTAGTCTATTTCGAATGTTGGCTTCCCTTGCTCGAGATTTGGTCGTTGCAAATACCTTTGGGTCAGCTTCACTTGTATTTTTGTTGGGTGGATTTGTTATACCTAAAG GTATGACCAAGGTGTTTATTAGAGCCTGTTTTTGA